A stretch of Coccidioides posadasii str. Silveira chromosome 2, complete sequence DNA encodes these proteins:
- the PEX2 gene encoding peroxisome assembly protein (Peroxin-2) (BUSCO:461919at4751~EggNog:ENOG410PH42~COG:O~TransMembrane:2 (i240-260o292-313i)~BUSCO:7223at33183) yields the protein MYEHFAKRTWIQIYIWSVNQKSLRLQLKLGAQDDATMTSANFAAAQARVLERRQQRDAEARNNSVDPRTRLPPAIRNLPYPLHRATNSGFALWDTIKGREGTRPAFRVGQVDAELLDEELLGLLKGQVGEGLKYFGRHMREDWSHEIELALRAILFKLSIWDHNASYGAALQNLKYTDSRSKGPVYKPPTKWQKVLYGLLTVGGRYAWDKWDAWMIDQEGGYDEPSPTVKSLAKLSNAASTVHSMAALVSFLVFLINGRYRTLVDRLLRMRLTPPSMQVSREVSFEYLNRQLVWHAFTEFLLFLLPLVGIGRWRRWLSRAWKKTVSSLRVKDEGDEDAKNQGPLGFLPERTCAICYQEQNPTASSESDVMAVGGASGGIIGSAQTDITNPYEAIPCGCIYCFACIAQKLEAEEGEGWMCLRCGEIVKQCKPWNGDVLEETRPHSSSGKNVGFVTAQKTDPNAQHTDESTAESSNMWATIERDETDDTSVGGETDHESKFS from the exons ATGTATGAACATTTTGCGAAAAGGACCTGGATACAAATATATATCTGGAGTGTGAACCAGAAAAGCCTCAGATTACAACTTAAGCTGGGAGCACAAGATGATGCCACGATGACTTCTGCGAATTTTGCTGCAGCTCAAGCTCGCGTCCTGGAACGCCGACAACAGCGCGACGCTGAAGCCCGGAATAATAGCGTCGATCCACGCACCCGACTTCCTCCAGCCATTAGGAATCTTCCATATCCGTTGCATAGAGCGACTAATAGTGGATTCGCGTTATGGGATACCATCAAGGGCAGGGAAGGAACGCGGCCAGCATTCAGAGTGGGCCAGGTTGACGCAGAGTTGTTGGATGAGGAGCTACTGGGGCTGCTGAAGGGCCAAGTTGGAGAAGGGCTGAAATACTTTGGG CGTCACATGCGGGAAGATTGGTCCCACGAAATCGAGCTCGCCCTCCGCGCAATCTTATTCAAGTTATCGATATGGGATCATAACGCTTCGTATGGTGCCGCGCTCCAGAACCTGAAATACACCGATAGCCGAAGTAAAGGACCAGTGTATAAACCGCCAACAAAGTGGCAGAAAGTACTTTACGGACTGTTAACTGTAGGAGGTCGTTATGCTTGGGACAAATGGGATGCTTGGATGATAGATCAAGAAGGAGGTTACGATGAG CCATCTCCCACCGTCAAATCACTCGCGAAACTTTCAAACGCCGCTTCGACCGTTCATTCAATGGCAGCATTGGTATCctttcttgtttttcttATCAATGGACGATACCGAACATTGGTTGACCGTCTTTTGAGAATGCGGTTAACTCCACCATCGATGCAAGTTAGCCGCGAGGTATCATTTGAATACCTTAATCGTCAACTTGTTTGGCATGCCTTCACTGAGTTCCTTCTATTTCTATTACCTCTTGTTGGTATTGGCCGCTGGCGGCGTTGGCTTTCGAGGGCATGGAAAAAGACAGTCTCTTCCCTTCGTGTAAAGGACGAAGGGGACGAGGATGCCAAAAACCAGGGACCACTAGGCTTTTTACCGGAAAGAACATGCGCGATCTGTTATCAAGAGCAGAATCCTACGGCATCGTCGGAATCTGACGTAATGGCTGTGGGCGGCGCATCTGGTGGTATAATCGGGTCGGCCCAAACAGATATCACAAACCCTTACGAAGCAATACCATGTGGGTGCATATATTGTTTTGCTTGTATTGCGCAAAAGCTCGAAGCCGAAGAAGGGGAAGGTTGGATGTGTCTCCGCTGTGGAGAGATTGTCAAGCAATGCAAGCCTTGGAATGGTGATGTCCTTGAAGAAACCCGACCACATTCAAGTAGCGGGAAGAATGTCGGGTTTGTGACGGCCCAAAAAACAGACCCCAATGCTCAGCACACAGATGAGTCTACGGCCGAAAGTAGTAATATGTGGGCGACGATCGAAAGAGACGAAACGGACGACACGAGTGTCGGTGGTGAAACAGATCATGAAAGCAAATTCTCATAA